The Acidobacteriota bacterium genome includes a region encoding these proteins:
- the smc gene encoding chromosome segregation protein SMC: MRLQRLEITGFKSFCDRSELSFDRGVTGIVGPNGCGKSNVADAIVWVLGEQSAKSLRGDRMEDVIFGGSDARKPNAAAEVRLMLAGVPVLPERGTGTTPDLVDDEGRPMVREVEVTRRLYRSGESEYLINGEIVRLRDVHELLMDTGLGAKAYAIIEQGKIGLILSSRPTDRRQLIEEAAGVTKYKARRRAAELKLEASQQNLTRIDDIVFEIEKQRGVLKRQAAKARRHQRLRDELRRWEKVQVARRQRVLAQAIRSAEARIVQIKEAEVGASGHLAHLESELERFRLELVQLESAARTARDAAHTHEVEIGRLEQRIQNDEEQVTSLGRRATDIAGEIETLGLRRGPASEGAAAKQQEAERAAQDRESAAAALAEANQAHAAVQGVLEGLEADVEAARSEQFAAASAASALQHAIDNASSASERVSRDIARWTAEVSDLDVEAARAQADHDGAATSLAGASLRLDAVNGARRARDVELTGLKAERERAGQTLRDAEQELAGLAARLDSLERFESARTAYGDAARLVLAESAGEVRHLGSVADYLDVKPGFEHAVEACLGDTLQFVVVPTHEEAERALGLVSTRGAGRCGFVVVDGAPAIPAGRTPAEALPGLTPLDAVVSVSGACAGALRPFVTGGWIAETFAEAVAAARQTTMPVATRAGEVCRGANLVWGGAGHHDQGGILQTKGDIRQTRERLEIERAHVARSASTLADVDRRAAEATAAIDAMSDEVHVYEKAIVEFELRVAQASEQAQRVDQKRSVVALDIRRGDEEIAGLEARQAEARQSVARLADEQRLVDEKLGAAQRRLFDARDESRLRGELVRDAMAEHARLVERAATVSLEAGRLEEACREIEARLLARREEQQQIGGEQDRLRQELVEATRALDIALAALDAARETVRSADDAAGLVRQQGDQQESTIREARRALDGVRSSLSEAEIGRAKAESDLTHLTSLCVETLQTDLASVVTEVEQLERDGEVSPDWRAIYADEPEDETAEDGERIQAPADTGAAPVEGTPVAEPAPRALTPEDAITELRRKIDKLGPVNMMAIEQYDELESRHSFLTTQRKDLIDSIASTGEAIKKIDHTTRERFREAFHAINLHFQDMFVSLFGGGRASLALLDEDDVLESGIEIIAQPPGKRLQNVQLLSGGEKALTAIALMFAIFRFKPSPFCVLDEIDAPLDDANTGRFLDLLRVMQAQTQFILITHNRKTMEIADRLYGVTMEEPGVSKLISVKLN, from the coding sequence ATGCGTTTGCAGCGTCTGGAAATCACCGGTTTCAAGTCCTTCTGTGACCGTTCCGAGCTGTCGTTCGACCGTGGCGTCACGGGGATCGTCGGCCCGAACGGCTGCGGCAAGAGCAACGTCGCTGATGCGATCGTGTGGGTGCTCGGCGAGCAGAGCGCCAAGAGCCTGCGCGGCGATCGCATGGAGGATGTGATCTTCGGCGGCAGCGACGCCCGCAAGCCGAACGCCGCGGCGGAGGTTCGCCTGATGCTGGCCGGCGTCCCGGTCCTGCCCGAGCGCGGGACGGGCACGACGCCAGATCTGGTCGATGACGAAGGACGGCCGATGGTGCGCGAGGTCGAGGTGACCCGCCGCCTGTACCGGTCTGGCGAGAGCGAGTATCTGATCAACGGCGAGATCGTGCGATTGCGGGACGTCCACGAATTGCTGATGGACACGGGGCTGGGGGCCAAGGCCTACGCGATTATCGAGCAGGGGAAGATCGGCCTCATCCTGAGTTCGCGACCGACAGACCGGCGTCAACTGATCGAGGAGGCGGCCGGCGTCACGAAGTACAAGGCTCGCCGCCGGGCGGCGGAACTGAAACTCGAAGCGTCACAGCAGAACCTGACGCGAATCGACGACATCGTTTTCGAGATCGAGAAGCAGCGCGGCGTGCTGAAGCGGCAGGCGGCCAAGGCCCGGCGCCACCAGCGGCTGCGCGACGAATTGCGGCGGTGGGAGAAGGTGCAGGTGGCGAGGCGCCAGCGCGTGCTGGCCCAGGCAATTCGGTCCGCCGAAGCGCGCATCGTCCAGATCAAAGAGGCCGAAGTCGGCGCTTCCGGACACCTGGCGCATCTGGAATCCGAACTTGAACGGTTTCGCCTCGAACTGGTGCAACTGGAGAGCGCGGCCCGCACTGCGCGCGACGCCGCGCATACCCACGAAGTCGAGATTGGGCGTCTCGAGCAGCGCATTCAGAACGACGAGGAGCAGGTTACGTCGCTCGGCCGGCGCGCGACCGACATCGCGGGGGAAATCGAGACGCTCGGCTTGCGGCGGGGACCGGCTTCCGAAGGGGCGGCCGCCAAACAGCAGGAAGCTGAACGCGCCGCACAGGACCGCGAGTCGGCCGCGGCCGCGCTCGCTGAGGCCAATCAGGCCCACGCCGCCGTCCAGGGCGTGCTTGAAGGCCTCGAAGCCGATGTCGAGGCGGCGCGAAGCGAGCAGTTCGCCGCCGCCAGTGCCGCGTCGGCGCTTCAGCACGCGATCGACAACGCCAGCAGCGCCAGTGAGCGCGTGTCGCGGGATATTGCCCGCTGGACCGCGGAAGTCTCCGATCTGGACGTCGAAGCGGCCCGGGCACAGGCCGACCACGACGGCGCCGCGACGTCGCTTGCCGGAGCCAGCCTCAGGCTGGATGCGGTCAACGGGGCACGCAGGGCCCGCGACGTCGAGTTGACTGGCCTGAAGGCAGAGCGGGAACGCGCGGGCCAGACGCTCCGCGACGCCGAGCAGGAACTGGCGGGCCTGGCGGCCCGACTCGATTCGCTCGAACGTTTCGAATCCGCCCGCACCGCCTACGGCGACGCCGCCCGACTCGTGCTGGCCGAGTCGGCGGGCGAGGTCCGTCATCTTGGTTCGGTGGCCGACTATCTCGACGTCAAGCCCGGCTTCGAGCACGCCGTGGAGGCGTGCCTGGGAGATACGCTGCAGTTCGTGGTCGTGCCCACCCATGAGGAGGCGGAGCGCGCCCTGGGTCTGGTCAGCACGAGAGGCGCCGGGCGTTGTGGGTTCGTGGTCGTCGATGGGGCACCGGCGATCCCGGCCGGACGAACGCCGGCAGAAGCGTTGCCAGGCCTGACGCCACTCGACGCGGTGGTCTCGGTGTCCGGGGCCTGTGCCGGAGCCCTGCGCCCGTTTGTCACCGGCGGTTGGATTGCCGAGACGTTTGCCGAGGCGGTCGCGGCGGCACGTCAGACCACCATGCCCGTCGCGACACGAGCCGGCGAGGTCTGTCGCGGCGCGAATCTGGTGTGGGGTGGGGCCGGACACCACGATCAGGGGGGCATCCTCCAGACCAAGGGCGACATCCGGCAGACCCGCGAACGCCTCGAGATCGAGCGCGCCCATGTGGCGAGGTCGGCATCGACACTTGCCGATGTCGATCGCCGCGCGGCAGAGGCGACGGCCGCGATTGACGCGATGTCTGACGAGGTCCACGTCTACGAGAAGGCGATCGTCGAATTCGAACTGCGAGTGGCGCAGGCGTCCGAGCAGGCCCAGCGCGTGGATCAGAAGCGATCGGTCGTGGCGCTCGACATTCGCCGCGGAGACGAAGAGATCGCCGGTCTCGAGGCGAGACAGGCGGAAGCCAGGCAGTCGGTGGCGCGTCTGGCCGACGAGCAGCGCCTGGTTGATGAGAAACTCGGCGCGGCCCAGCGCCGTCTGTTCGATGCACGCGACGAGTCACGACTGCGAGGCGAACTCGTCAGAGACGCGATGGCGGAACACGCACGGCTGGTCGAACGGGCGGCGACCGTCTCGCTCGAAGCCGGACGCCTCGAGGAAGCCTGCCGGGAAATCGAAGCCCGACTCCTGGCCAGACGCGAAGAGCAGCAGCAGATCGGCGGCGAACAGGATCGTCTCCGTCAGGAACTGGTCGAGGCTACGCGAGCCCTCGACATCGCGTTGGCGGCGCTGGACGCCGCGCGCGAGACGGTGCGGAGCGCCGACGACGCGGCGGGGCTCGTCCGGCAGCAGGGCGACCAGCAGGAATCGACCATCCGCGAGGCCAGGCGAGCGCTGGACGGGGTGCGGTCGTCGTTGTCAGAGGCCGAGATTGGGCGCGCCAAGGCCGAGAGCGACCTGACGCATCTCACGTCTCTCTGCGTCGAGACGCTCCAGACCGATCTCGCGTCGGTCGTGACCGAAGTCGAGCAACTGGAACGGGACGGGGAGGTGAGTCCCGACTGGCGGGCGATCTACGCCGACGAACCTGAGGACGAAACGGCGGAGGACGGCGAGCGGATCCAGGCGCCCGCCGACACGGGAGCGGCCCCCGTGGAGGGCACGCCGGTGGCAGAGCCGGCGCCGCGTGCGCTGACACCCGAAGACGCCATCACCGAACTCCGGCGCAAGATAGACAAGCTCGGCCCGGTCAACATGATGGCCATCGAGCAGTATGACGAACTCGAGTCGCGGCACTCGTTCCTCACGACGCAGCGGAAGGACCTGATCGATTCGATCGCCTCGACCGGCGAGGCCATCAAGAAGATCGACCACACGACCCGCGAACGGTTCCGCGAAGCGTTTCATGCGATCAATCTGCACTTCCAGGACATGTTCGTGTCATTGTTCGGCGGAGGCCGAGCCAGTCTGGCGCTGCTCGACGAAGACGACGTCCTCGAGAGCGGCATCGAGATCATCGCGCAGCCGCCGGGCAAGCGCCTCCAGAACGTCCAATTGCTGTCGGGCGGCGAGAAGGCGTTGACCGCGATCGCACTGATGTTCGCCATCTTCCGGTTCAAGCCAAGCCCGTTCTGCGTGCTCGACGAGATTGACGCGCCGCTCGACGACGCCAATACCGGCAGGTTCCTCGATCTTTTGAGGGTCATGCAGGCGCAGACCCAGTTCATCCTGATTACTCACAACCGGAAGACCATGGAGATTGCCGACCGGCTGTATGGCGTGACCATGGAGGAACCCGGCGTGTCGAAGCTGATCTCCGTCAAGCTCAACTGA
- a CDS encoding DUF4097 family beta strand repeat-containing protein, which yields MPYLRQIRRMCSAAIVMGAAASLVACDVVINQMDGEFGGGRAKAERVYAKTFKLDGPAAALELVNTNGPITVEAVDGDTVDVKATITARGATEEAAKESLKQVEIKEDATPGRLRLEARHPRSRNAVGVKFTLRVPRSVKVNLQNVNGVIEVTGMMGGVTAETTNGGVKARGLGNSVDVSSTNGGLDIQMASLGPDGVRLETTNGGIELRLPAGAKATVAARCVHGGVSVTDLPFEKDSGSNSRRVDGKINGGGALLRLETVNGGIRVRLAGAGDEEKARDSRK from the coding sequence ATGCCGTACCTGCGCCAGATTCGACGAATGTGCTCGGCCGCGATCGTGATGGGAGCCGCCGCCAGCCTCGTGGCCTGCGACGTGGTCATCAACCAGATGGATGGGGAGTTCGGCGGCGGCAGGGCCAAAGCCGAACGGGTCTACGCCAAGACGTTCAAGCTCGATGGGCCCGCCGCGGCCCTCGAACTCGTGAATACGAACGGGCCGATCACGGTGGAAGCCGTCGATGGCGACACCGTCGATGTGAAGGCGACGATTACGGCCCGAGGCGCGACAGAGGAAGCCGCTAAGGAGTCTCTCAAGCAGGTCGAAATCAAGGAAGACGCGACGCCAGGCCGGCTCAGACTCGAGGCCAGGCATCCCCGCTCTCGCAACGCTGTCGGCGTCAAGTTCACGCTGCGCGTGCCGCGGTCCGTCAAGGTCAACCTGCAGAACGTGAACGGCGTGATTGAGGTCACCGGCATGATGGGCGGTGTGACGGCCGAAACCACGAACGGAGGCGTCAAGGCTCGTGGACTCGGGAATTCTGTGGACGTCTCCTCGACCAACGGCGGTCTCGACATCCAGATGGCCAGCCTTGGACCGGACGGCGTGAGGCTCGAAACAACAAACGGCGGGATCGAGCTCAGGCTTCCGGCTGGCGCCAAGGCGACAGTTGCCGCGCGGTGCGTGCACGGCGGCGTTTCCGTGACGGACCTGCCGTTCGAGAAGGACTCCGGCAGCAACTCGCGTCGCGTGGACGGCAAGATCAATGGGGGCGGCGCCTTGCTCAGACTCGAGACCGTCAACGGGGGCATTCGAGTAAGATTGGCCGGAGCTGGCGACGAGGAGAAGGCCAGGGACAGCCGCAAGTAG
- a CDS encoding M48 family metalloprotease, translating to MNEDKATRFHRLRRRSAIIAAAWAVSLLALLLVTGGSLRLRGWAAGLLGPGGPHHLADWATTPLNASALPDFVFVPTVAFLCALAVALAHEIVAFPLALFTGFVLERRYGLSRQTVGEWGRDHLKALAIGLLFWGLSAGFVYLTLTLWRDGWWLVATAGAVVVSVILTWLAPVVLIPLFFKLNPLQDDSLRKRLTALCQRVGTGATDIYEWRLSDRTSRANAALTGFGRTRRILLSDTLVKDYSEDEIEVILAHELSHHVSRDLWWALGLEAVFVGLGFWAGNIVLGRLVPWLGLLGEADPAGLPLLLLTAMCVSALSLPLLNAISRWRERRADQFALDTTRSPAAFITAMKRLGASNLAEEAPSTFARLFFYTHPPLSDRLAFARAWAARQSTES from the coding sequence ATGAACGAGGATAAAGCCACACGATTCCATCGACTTCGTCGCCGCTCCGCCATCATAGCGGCGGCGTGGGCTGTCTCGCTGCTGGCGCTGCTGCTCGTGACGGGCGGGTCCCTCCGGTTGCGAGGCTGGGCTGCCGGGCTTCTGGGGCCGGGCGGGCCGCACCATTTGGCCGATTGGGCCACCACCCCGCTGAACGCGTCGGCCCTGCCCGATTTCGTGTTTGTGCCGACGGTGGCCTTTCTCTGCGCGCTCGCCGTTGCGCTCGCCCACGAGATCGTCGCCTTCCCGCTGGCGTTGTTCACCGGTTTTGTCCTCGAACGGCGGTACGGCCTGTCGCGCCAGACGGTCGGTGAGTGGGGTCGGGATCATCTCAAGGCCCTGGCGATTGGCCTGCTGTTCTGGGGACTCTCGGCCGGATTCGTCTATCTCACGTTGACGCTCTGGCGCGACGGATGGTGGCTCGTCGCGACGGCGGGGGCTGTCGTGGTCAGCGTCATCCTGACGTGGCTGGCACCAGTGGTGCTCATTCCGCTGTTCTTCAAGCTCAACCCGCTCCAGGACGACTCGCTGCGAAAGCGGCTGACGGCGTTGTGTCAGCGCGTCGGCACCGGAGCGACCGACATCTACGAATGGCGGCTCAGCGACAGGACGTCGCGCGCGAACGCGGCATTGACAGGATTCGGCCGGACACGACGGATCCTGCTGTCCGACACGCTGGTCAAAGATTACTCGGAGGACGAGATCGAGGTCATCCTCGCCCACGAGCTGTCTCATCACGTGTCCCGCGACCTCTGGTGGGCGCTCGGGCTCGAGGCGGTCTTCGTCGGTCTCGGCTTCTGGGCCGGCAACATCGTCCTCGGCCGATTGGTCCCGTGGCTCGGTCTCCTGGGCGAAGCCGACCCGGCGGGGCTGCCATTGCTGCTGTTGACGGCGATGTGCGTGTCGGCACTCTCGCTGCCTCTGCTGAATGCCATTTCGCGTTGGCGGGAGCGCCGCGCCGACCAGTTTGCGCTCGACACCACGCGCAGTCCCGCCGCGTTCATCACCGCGATGAAGCGGCTGGGTGCCTCCAACCTGGCGGAGGAGGCCCCTTCGACGTTCGCCCGCCTGTTCTTCTACACACATCCGCCGCTGAGCGACCGGCTGGCGTTTGCCCGCGCCTGGGCCGCCCGACAATCCACCGAGTCGTGA